The genomic region TCATGAACAAGGTAGTGCCGGGCTTCTGAATGCGACCCAATAACACCATCTAGATTACTAAAAACCGGATATTCCTTGTTCTGCTGAAACTCCATCCGGTCCCGAGCAATTCTTTTAGCAACTTTTAGGGTGACTATAAGATCAGGCTTATAATCTACAAAAAGAATACCATCACTAATCCAATATGTGCCGTACTTACCTTCAAACATAATTTGGGGATATTTTTGTTAAGTAGGTATTTTTTAAGGGAATATCTGGCAGAACCAGTTTATCATATCTCAAATATAAAAGATAAAATTCACTAAACACTTATACATTCAGGAAGTAAACTTGTGAATTTTATCAATTTGTGGCATTTTTTATGCTTATAACATCTAAAATCATAGAATTTAAGCTAATTTATTTCCAAATAAGAGTCCCTGGTATAATTTTCTTAAACAAAACCAAACTTGAAAAGAGCCCAACAACGATTTTATATATTTTCATTTACTACCAGCATGTTCCAAAAGGCGATGTCTACATTCAGCGAAAGAGTCGATAGCTTAATTCAATCAGGAAAAACCGATTTGACTAAGGCGGAGAATGGCATTAGCTTATGCATTAAAACTTTATCAAAACTGCAAAAGCAAGTCGATCAGAACGATTTCGATGACTTACAATCAGAGATCGAATTTTTCAGAAATATTAAGCCGCTCCCAATGAGCTATCTTATTTATTTCACCGAGGTAAGGTCTTGTGAATTGATGCTGCCAAAAGCGGGGAAATCTCATAAAATCCGATTCTTAGAGAAAGAGATCAAGAAAATCAATAAGTTCTTTTCGGCTAATAATAGTTTTGTGAATTATATGGAGCAAAACCATAACTACCTGGACTACGATTTCTTTAGTAGGAAAGGCAGAAGGGATTTTTCGTTTAGCCCCACCATTAACTATTATCAAAATCCCGAATTCTCAACCAGTCACGATATGCTTTGGTCGAAGGTACAGGCACTTTACCGTTACATCCATTATATTCGGGAAAAGTTAGAATTAATACAACCCGGAAGCAGTGGAGACTTCAGGGAACGACAACCCAATCTATTAGTTTGGTCCGGCTCAAAGATTTCTTTAGTAGAAATGATATACGCGCTTTATCATGCAGGAGACATTAATCATGGAACTACTGATCTTAAAACACTATGTTCTGCTTTTGAAGATATCTTTAACATTAAACTCGATAATTTTTACAAGACTTACGGTGAAATAAAAGCGAGAAAAGATCCTAGGGCCAAATACCTATATCTAATTGCAAGCAAACTAGAAGCCAAGATGCGAAAAGATGATGAAAAGTAATTTTCGAAGTAAACCGTTACTACGAAATAACTTTGCTGCATTAAATTTACCGAATATTTGTTCTCTCTATCTTCTATCCTACCCACAAATTGCAAAAATTCCTATCAACAATTATTAAATGTTAAATTTTCTCGTACTACGAAGAATATGGGGAACTATTTCCACAAAACAATTTCAACTTTATAGAACAATTATAAACCAGGTCAGGAACAAACAAATGCAATGTTCCAAACCATAAAATTTGTTCTATTATGCCAACAAGTATTATTACCACAGACGATCTTCGAGAATTCAAAATGGAATTACTCGATGATATCAAAAATCTCCTAGCCAAACAATCTTCCGGAAAAATCAAGAAGTATCTCAAATCTTCAGAGGTGATGGATTTACTTCAAATAAGTCCGGGAACACTTCAAAATTTACGGATTAATGGCACCCTACCCTATACCAAGGTAGGTGGCATTATTTATTATGATGTGGAAGAGATCCAAAAGGTGATGGAAGAAAATCGTGTACAGCACGATTTAAGTTCTTAAGTGATGAACTATATCAAGCTATTGAATTCGGCTTTTTCAGCGTTCTATTTTGATGACCGTTTAAATCCTACCCACATCAGCCTCT from Zunongwangia profunda SM-A87 harbors:
- a CDS encoding DUF7793 family protein, with product MFEGKYGTYWISDGILFVDYKPDLIVTLKVAKRIARDRMEFQQNKEYPVFSNLDGVIGSHSEARHYLVHEGTLLIKALALYSTSPIAIRLTEFYLRTLTHKIPTQLFKHKNNALRFLEPYAQ
- a CDS encoding RteC domain-containing protein, yielding MFQKAMSTFSERVDSLIQSGKTDLTKAENGISLCIKTLSKLQKQVDQNDFDDLQSEIEFFRNIKPLPMSYLIYFTEVRSCELMLPKAGKSHKIRFLEKEIKKINKFFSANNSFVNYMEQNHNYLDYDFFSRKGRRDFSFSPTINYYQNPEFSTSHDMLWSKVQALYRYIHYIREKLELIQPGSSGDFRERQPNLLVWSGSKISLVEMIYALYHAGDINHGTTDLKTLCSAFEDIFNIKLDNFYKTYGEIKARKDPRAKYLYLIASKLEAKMRKDDEK
- a CDS encoding helix-turn-helix domain-containing protein; the protein is MPTSIITTDDLREFKMELLDDIKNLLAKQSSGKIKKYLKSSEVMDLLQISPGTLQNLRINGTLPYTKVGGIIYYDVEEIQKVMEENRVQHDLSS